From the Pseudomonas sp. SORT22 genome, one window contains:
- a CDS encoding ATPase domain-containing protein, with protein sequence MVEQLKRLATGIPGLDDLLKGGLVVGASYIVQGRPGSGKTILANQLAFNHVSQGGRVLVATLLSESHERLFQYLSTLSFFDPGKIGAQLQFVSAFDTLEQEGLDEVVKLLRGEISRHQASLLIVDGLLNARSRAETPLDTKKFIAELHGHAAFAGCTVLFLTSSRLEDGSPEHTMVDGVIELGDELLGSRSVRRIQLRKTRGSGALSGIHECEITEHGLQVYPRLESLYSHPSGHGMGELMRIPSGVPVFDRLLGGGLPAASVTLVMGPSGIGKTSLGVSFLGAATAAEPGLHFGFYETPQRLRLKAGALGYDFAAMERAGALHIAWQPTTEGVLDDVGMRLLRLVEQHSIKRVLIDSLGAFTRLASNPTRLNEFFRALTGELRARDVSVLATWEMRDIFGSEINAPAPDLSSIVDNLLLMRFVEMDSELKRLLSILKVRDSYYDPALLELIISDHGIDLQKAFTQATGVMSGTPSQVPGS encoded by the coding sequence ATCGTGGAACAACTCAAACGCCTGGCCACCGGTATTCCTGGTCTCGACGATCTGCTCAAGGGTGGGCTGGTGGTCGGTGCTTCCTACATCGTCCAGGGCCGGCCTGGCTCGGGCAAGACCATCCTCGCCAACCAGCTGGCCTTCAATCACGTCAGCCAGGGTGGGCGCGTGCTGGTGGCGACGCTACTGAGCGAATCCCACGAGCGTTTGTTCCAGTACCTGTCGACCTTGAGCTTTTTCGACCCCGGCAAAATCGGCGCGCAGCTGCAGTTCGTCAGCGCCTTCGACACCCTCGAGCAAGAGGGCCTGGATGAAGTGGTAAAACTGCTGCGCGGCGAGATCAGCCGCCACCAGGCCAGCCTGCTGATCGTCGACGGCCTGCTCAATGCCCGCTCGCGCGCGGAAACGCCGCTGGACACCAAGAAATTCATCGCCGAGCTGCATGGTCATGCCGCCTTCGCCGGTTGCACCGTGCTGTTCTTGACCAGCTCGCGGCTGGAGGACGGCAGCCCCGAACACACCATGGTCGATGGCGTCATCGAGCTGGGTGACGAGCTGCTGGGCAGCCGCTCGGTGCGCCGGATCCAGCTGCGAAAGACCCGCGGCAGTGGCGCATTGTCGGGTATTCACGAATGCGAAATCACCGAACACGGCCTGCAGGTTTACCCGCGCCTGGAATCACTGTACAGCCACCCCAGCGGGCACGGCATGGGCGAACTGATGCGCATTCCCAGCGGCGTGCCGGTGTTCGACCGCCTGCTCGGCGGCGGCCTGCCGGCCGCCTCGGTGACCCTGGTGATGGGCCCCTCGGGCATCGGCAAGACTTCACTGGGCGTGAGCTTTCTCGGTGCGGCAACAGCGGCAGAACCCGGCCTGCATTTCGGCTTTTATGAAACCCCGCAGCGCCTGCGTCTCAAGGCCGGCGCCCTGGGCTACGACTTCGCCGCCATGGAGCGCGCCGGGGCCTTGCACATTGCCTGGCAACCGACCACCGAAGGTGTGCTTGATGATGTCGGCATGCGTTTGTTGCGCCTGGTCGAGCAGCACAGCATCAAGCGCGTGCTGATCGACAGCCTCGGCGCGTTCACCCGCCTGGCCAGCAACCCGACGCGCCTGAATGAGTTCTTCCGCGCCCTGACCGGCGAGCTGCGGGCCCGTGACGTCAGCGTCCTGGCCACTTGGGAGATGCGCGATATCTTCGGCTCGGAAATCAACGCGCCAGCACCGGACCTTTCGAGCATTGTCGACAACCTGCTGTTGATGCGCTTTGTCGAGATGGACTCGGAGCTCAAGCGCTTGCTGTCGATCCTCAAGGTGCGCGACAGCTATTACGACCCGGCCCTGCTGGAGCTGATCATCAGCGACCATGGCATCGACCTGCAAAAAGCCTTTACCCAGGCCACGGGGGTGATGTCCGGCACGCCTTCGCAGGTGCCTGGATCATGA
- a CDS encoding PAS domain-containing sensor histidine kinase: protein MVSSDSDLHVMHASRFEQLVQTVVDYAIYMLDLEGHVVSWNAGAQRIKGYRAEEVIGRHFSMFFTPEDCADGKPARLLERALSTGGAQDEGWRQRKDGTLFWALVALDVIKSPDGEVVGLAKITRDITDRRDAALQLDEVRAQLFQSQKLEALGQLTGGMAHDFNNLLTIIIGSARLALNSRDPQRTRRLLEHILDAGERGSQMTQQLLSFARHKALKFGRIKVPDLVESTRLLLGQTLPVSVELQVLLADELWDVEVDAGQLQMVLLNLIFNARDAIDGEGTITMQARNCELQGRPDGLLGRFVCISVSDTGRGIDSNILPRIFEPFFTTKSFGKGTGLGLSQVYGFAKQSNGTVSVSSEAGKGTCMSVYLPVYAANPDPERGGA from the coding sequence ATGGTCTCATCCGACTCCGATCTTCATGTGATGCACGCCAGTCGCTTCGAGCAACTGGTGCAAACCGTGGTTGACTACGCCATCTACATGCTCGACCTCGAAGGCCATGTGGTGTCCTGGAACGCAGGCGCCCAGCGGATCAAGGGCTACCGCGCCGAAGAAGTCATCGGCAGGCATTTCTCGATGTTCTTCACCCCCGAAGATTGTGCCGACGGCAAGCCGGCCCGGCTGCTTGAACGGGCTTTGAGCACCGGTGGCGCCCAGGATGAAGGCTGGCGCCAGCGCAAGGATGGCACGCTGTTCTGGGCGCTGGTGGCGCTGGATGTGATCAAGTCGCCGGACGGCGAGGTGGTCGGGCTGGCGAAGATCACCCGCGACATCACCGACCGCCGTGACGCGGCGCTGCAACTCGATGAGGTCCGTGCCCAGCTGTTCCAGTCGCAAAAGCTCGAAGCCCTCGGCCAGTTGACCGGGGGCATGGCCCACGACTTCAACAACCTTTTGACCATCATCATCGGCTCGGCGCGCCTGGCCCTCAACAGCCGCGACCCGCAGCGCACCCGGCGCTTGCTCGAGCACATCCTCGACGCTGGCGAGCGTGGCAGCCAGATGACCCAGCAGCTGCTCAGTTTCGCCCGCCACAAGGCGCTGAAGTTCGGCCGCATCAAGGTACCGGATCTGGTCGAATCGACACGCCTGCTGCTTGGCCAGACCTTGCCTGTCTCGGTGGAGTTGCAGGTGCTGCTGGCCGACGAACTGTGGGATGTCGAAGTCGACGCCGGGCAGTTGCAGATGGTCTTGCTCAACCTGATCTTCAATGCCCGCGATGCCATCGACGGCGAGGGGACGATCACCATGCAGGCGCGCAACTGCGAGCTGCAGGGGCGCCCCGACGGCTTGCTCGGGCGCTTTGTCTGCATCAGTGTCAGCGACACCGGGCGGGGTATCGACAGCAATATACTGCCGCGCATCTTCGAGCCTTTTTTCACCACCAAGAGTTTTGGCAAGGGCACCGGCCTGGGCCTGAGCCAGGTCTATGGTTTTGCCAAGCAGAGCAACGGCACGGTCAGCGTCAGCAGTGAAGCGGGCAAGGGCACCTGCATGAGTGTCTACCTGCCGGTCTACGCCGCCAACCCCGACCCTGAACGCGGAGGTGCATAG
- a CDS encoding helix-turn-helix transcriptional regulator, which translates to MYNVSINLLDATPRAVVAIGTDYPDGFLLARHRHRRAQLLYGATGVMQVRTSAGDWVVPPQRAVWIAPGVEHEVLMLGVSTRSLYIEADALMLTGECQVLEVSALMRQLLLAAVEMDLEYDQQGRDGALVNLLLHELRAAASLPFHIPLPRDPALLMRCQAFLRTPDVHQSPAHWAGELHVSLRTFGRWFRAETGMSFSQWRQRACVLLALARLAQGEAITRIALDLGYDSPAAFSSMFRRTLGQTPRSLRDQ; encoded by the coding sequence ATGTACAATGTCTCGATCAATCTGCTCGATGCTACGCCCCGCGCCGTGGTTGCCATTGGCACTGATTATCCCGACGGCTTCCTGCTGGCGCGCCATCGCCATCGTCGCGCGCAACTGCTCTATGGTGCCACCGGAGTGATGCAGGTACGCACGTCGGCCGGCGACTGGGTCGTGCCGCCGCAACGGGCGGTGTGGATTGCCCCGGGGGTGGAGCATGAGGTGCTGATGCTCGGCGTCAGTACCCGCAGCCTGTACATCGAAGCCGATGCGCTGATGTTGACGGGCGAGTGCCAGGTGCTGGAGGTTTCAGCGCTGATGCGCCAGTTGTTGCTGGCGGCGGTGGAGATGGACCTGGAGTACGACCAGCAGGGCAGGGACGGGGCGCTGGTCAACCTGCTGCTGCATGAGCTGAGGGCCGCGGCCAGCTTGCCGTTCCACATACCGCTGCCGCGTGACCCGGCGCTGCTCATGCGTTGCCAGGCTTTTTTGCGCACGCCTGATGTGCACCAGTCACCCGCGCATTGGGCGGGTGAACTGCATGTCAGCCTGCGCACTTTCGGGCGCTGGTTTCGCGCCGAAACCGGGATGAGCTTCAGCCAGTGGCGCCAGCGTGCCTGTGTGCTGCTGGCCCTGGCGCGGCTGGCCCAGGGCGAAGCGATCACGCGAATTGCCCTGGACCTTGGCTACGACAGCCCGGCGGCGTTTTCCAGCATGTTCCGCCGCACCCTCGGGCAGACGCCGCGCAGCCTGCGCGATCAGTAG
- a CDS encoding sulfite exporter TauE/SafE family protein yields the protein MLLVLLALFGCLSGITTVLFGFGGGFVVVPLLYHLLRMNPATTGSAMQIAVATSTCVMIVSAALATLKHWRAGNLNREFLWPLAAYIALGAVFGAALVGALASEWLRWAFILYLAFTLLDCLLREGFVHGQASARSLGPVRTATCGVLIGGIASVLGVGGSVMSVPLLRRRGLGMTQATAMASPLTLPVALAATATYLITASSDFGARFVGYVDLSAFALLAFGAWLGTRLAARWIGRIDDRKHAQVYLGLLALVLLSMLWS from the coding sequence ATGCTTCTTGTACTCCTGGCCCTGTTCGGTTGCCTGAGCGGCATCACCACGGTGCTGTTCGGCTTTGGCGGCGGCTTCGTCGTCGTGCCGCTGTTGTATCACCTGCTGCGCATGAACCCGGCCACCACCGGCTCGGCCATGCAGATTGCCGTGGCTACCTCCACCTGCGTGATGATTGTCAGCGCCGCACTGGCCACCCTCAAGCATTGGCGTGCTGGCAACCTCAACCGTGAATTCCTGTGGCCATTGGCAGCGTACATCGCCCTCGGCGCGGTGTTCGGCGCCGCCCTGGTGGGCGCCCTGGCCAGTGAATGGCTGCGCTGGGCGTTCATCCTCTACCTGGCATTTACCCTGCTCGACTGCCTGCTGCGCGAGGGCTTTGTCCACGGCCAGGCTTCAGCGCGCTCGCTCGGGCCCGTGAGAACCGCCACTTGCGGTGTGCTGATCGGCGGCATTGCCAGCGTGCTGGGGGTGGGCGGCAGCGTCATGAGCGTGCCGTTGCTGCGCCGCCGCGGGCTGGGCATGACCCAGGCCACCGCCATGGCCAGCCCGCTGACCTTGCCGGTAGCGCTGGCGGCGACGGCGACTTACCTGATCACCGCCAGTAGCGATTTCGGAGCGCGGTTTGTCGGTTATGTCGATCTGTCGGCGTTTGCCCTGCTGGCCTTCGGCGCCTGGCTCGGCACCCGGCTGGCGGCGCGCTGGATCGGCAGAATCGATGATCGCAAGCATGCGCAGGTCTATCTCGGGCTACTCGCCCTGGTGCTGCTGAGCATGCTCTGGAGTTAG
- a CDS encoding DoxX family protein, which yields MRYTLFDNQRDVIILLARILLMILFVMSGWSKLTGFEGTVGYLASLGAPAPTVAAAVAVIMEFFVAIILILGFYTRPLAFLFALFVIGTALIGHPFWTMVEPAKAANTVQFFKNMSIVGGLLLLSVTGAGRFSLDGR from the coding sequence ATGCGCTACACCCTCTTCGACAACCAGCGCGACGTTATCATCCTGCTGGCGCGGATTCTGCTGATGATCCTCTTCGTCATGTCCGGCTGGAGCAAGCTCACCGGCTTCGAGGGCACGGTCGGCTACCTGGCATCGCTCGGCGCGCCAGCGCCTACAGTGGCAGCCGCGGTGGCGGTGATCATGGAGTTCTTCGTCGCCATCATCCTCATCCTCGGTTTCTACACCCGCCCGCTGGCCTTCCTGTTTGCCCTGTTCGTGATCGGCACGGCACTGATCGGCCATCCGTTCTGGACCATGGTCGAGCCGGCCAAAGCAGCCAACACCGTGCAGTTCTTCAAGAACATGAGCATTGTCGGTGGCTTGCTGTTGCTATCGGTCACCGGCGCCGGACGCTTCTCGCTGGACGGCCGCTAA
- a CDS encoding SOS response-associated peptidase family protein: MCGRLSQYRGIHDFVDALSMPGALVNNVGDQALGHYNVAPSTRVALLHLQAGTLQADLLPWGWRPHWARDRAAPINARVEKVAHGAFFRAIWPQRAIVPIDNWFEWVDQGAAKKQPYLIRRSDGRPALCAVIGQFSGEHAGFVILTADSEGGLLDVHDRRPIVLAPAVARQWLDPATAGEHAEQMALNLGEPAARFEWYPVSAAVGNVRNQGAELIDRNPA, translated from the coding sequence ATGTGCGGCAGGCTTTCTCAATACCGTGGCATTCACGACTTCGTCGACGCCCTGAGCATGCCAGGCGCCCTGGTCAACAACGTCGGCGATCAGGCACTGGGTCACTACAATGTGGCGCCGAGCACCCGCGTGGCGCTGTTGCACCTGCAGGCCGGTACCCTCCAGGCCGACTTGTTGCCCTGGGGCTGGCGCCCGCACTGGGCCAGGGACCGCGCAGCGCCGATCAATGCGCGCGTGGAGAAAGTCGCCCACGGCGCGTTCTTTCGCGCCATCTGGCCACAGCGGGCCATCGTGCCGATCGACAACTGGTTCGAATGGGTTGACCAAGGCGCAGCGAAAAAACAGCCTTACTTGATTCGCCGCAGCGATGGCCGCCCTGCCCTGTGCGCGGTCATCGGCCAGTTCAGTGGCGAGCATGCGGGGTTCGTGATCCTCACCGCAGACAGTGAAGGTGGCCTGCTCGACGTGCATGACCGCCGGCCGATCGTGCTGGCGCCGGCTGTCGCCCGGCAATGGCTGGACCCGGCCACCGCAGGCGAGCACGCCGAGCAGATGGCCTTGAACCTGGGCGAGCCGGCGGCGCGGTTCGAGTGGTACCCAGTCAGCGCGGCGGTCGGCAATGTGCGCAATCAGGGCGCCGAGTTGATCGATCGCAACCCGGCGTAA
- a CDS encoding hemerythrin domain-containing protein, which produces MNAIDLLKADHKTVKALLTQLSESTERGIKKRSELLAKLEMEVAVHTRLEEEILYPVYKKAGAKEQVIMYHEAKEEHRTVDSLVLPDLKVTDPGTPEFSGRVKVLKELLEHHIEEEETEMFPQAKKLLGKDVLEAMGEQMEMMKAQYRKDMAKQAA; this is translated from the coding sequence ATGAATGCCATCGACCTGCTTAAAGCTGACCACAAGACCGTCAAGGCCCTTTTAACGCAACTGAGCGAGTCAACAGAACGCGGGATTAAAAAACGTTCGGAACTGCTGGCCAAACTGGAGATGGAAGTGGCCGTGCATACCCGGCTTGAAGAGGAGATCCTCTACCCTGTCTACAAGAAAGCCGGGGCCAAGGAACAGGTGATCATGTACCACGAGGCCAAGGAAGAACACCGCACCGTCGACTCGTTGGTGCTGCCCGACCTGAAAGTCACCGACCCGGGTACACCCGAGTTTTCCGGGCGGGTGAAAGTGCTCAAAGAGTTGCTCGAGCACCACATCGAGGAAGAAGAAACCGAGATGTTCCCGCAAGCCAAGAAGCTGCTTGGCAAGGACGTGCTCGAGGCCATGGGCGAGCAGATGGAAATGATGAAAGCCCAATACCGCAAGGACATGGCCAAGCAGGCGGCGTGA
- a CDS encoding sensor domain-containing diguanylate cyclase, with product MHPSDDLNGQEAAESFSPREGRSAPLFRLILSFMLVVVLLFVAIEGWRIWRDYRHAFASAHDSVTNLASATAQHAEDAIRQVDVVTAMLGERLEGDGFTRMNIPRLHRLLKQQALLMPQLHGLFVYGADGRWIVTDKSDTPTNANNADRDYFDYHRTHTDRGVYIGAVVKSRSTGDLIIPISRRLNNPDGSFFGVLLGTVRVDYFVEFYGAFKIDDRGALVLAKRDGTILVRRPFVERVIGGSLADSEIFQDYLPQAPEGVVETTAVVDGTQRLYAYKALDAYPLVVEAGLSRASIIDPWREDLIKTAVVLLLLLVGLGGFGALVLRQLRERMVMEAALRRAHQTVRDLALSDSLTGLGNRRRLDTALAEEIRRAKRQRYPLALVMMDLDYFKRFNDNYGHPAGDDCLRAVGAAIQSSLKRPGDLAVRYGGEEFTLLLPNTDAAGASRIVEDILEAIRSLAIEHVQSPAGRVTASAGIALGYPVKEPVAADTLMGAADSALYQAKDKGRNGWCLIDGLSERPAPLAHD from the coding sequence ATGCACCCATCCGATGACCTGAACGGGCAAGAAGCCGCCGAGTCGTTCTCGCCACGTGAAGGGCGTTCAGCGCCGCTGTTCCGTTTGATCCTGAGCTTCATGCTGGTGGTCGTGCTGCTGTTCGTCGCCATCGAGGGCTGGCGGATCTGGCGCGACTACCGGCACGCTTTCGCCAGCGCCCATGATTCGGTCACCAACCTTGCCAGCGCCACCGCCCAGCATGCCGAAGACGCGATCCGCCAGGTCGATGTGGTTACCGCGATGCTCGGTGAGCGGCTTGAAGGTGACGGTTTTACCCGAATGAACATCCCGCGGCTGCACCGGCTGCTCAAGCAGCAAGCCTTGTTGATGCCACAGTTGCACGGGTTGTTCGTGTATGGCGCGGACGGGCGCTGGATCGTCACCGACAAGAGCGATACACCGACCAATGCCAATAACGCCGATCGCGATTATTTCGACTATCACCGCACCCATACCGACCGCGGCGTCTACATCGGCGCGGTGGTCAAAAGCCGCTCGACCGGTGATCTGATCATTCCTATTTCCAGACGCCTGAACAACCCCGACGGCTCGTTCTTCGGCGTGCTGCTGGGGACTGTCAGGGTTGATTATTTCGTCGAGTTCTATGGCGCGTTCAAGATCGATGACCGTGGCGCCTTGGTACTGGCCAAGCGCGACGGCACCATCCTGGTTCGCCGGCCGTTTGTCGAGCGGGTAATCGGCGGCAGCCTGGCCGATAGCGAGATCTTCCAGGACTACCTGCCGCAGGCCCCCGAAGGCGTCGTCGAAACCACGGCCGTAGTCGATGGCACTCAACGCCTGTATGCCTACAAGGCCCTGGACGCCTATCCGCTGGTGGTGGAGGCCGGGCTGTCGAGGGCATCGATCATTGACCCTTGGCGAGAGGACCTGATCAAGACCGCCGTCGTGCTGCTGTTGCTGCTGGTCGGGTTGGGCGGCTTTGGCGCGTTGGTGCTGCGCCAATTGCGCGAGCGCATGGTGATGGAGGCCGCGCTGCGCCGTGCGCATCAAACAGTCCGCGACCTGGCCTTGAGCGACAGCCTCACGGGGCTGGGTAATCGACGCCGCCTTGATACGGCCCTGGCAGAAGAAATTCGCCGCGCCAAGCGCCAACGCTACCCGTTGGCGTTGGTAATGATGGACCTGGATTACTTCAAGCGCTTCAACGACAACTATGGCCATCCTGCCGGTGACGATTGCCTGCGTGCGGTGGGCGCGGCAATACAAAGCAGCCTCAAGCGACCGGGTGATCTGGCCGTGCGCTACGGCGGCGAGGAGTTCACCCTGCTGCTGCCCAACACCGATGCTGCCGGGGCCAGCAGGATTGTCGAAGACATTCTCGAGGCCATCCGCTCGCTGGCGATCGAGCATGTGCAAAGCCCGGCGGGGCGGGTCACGGCAAGTGCCGGGATTGCCCTGGGTTACCCGGTCAAGGAACCGGTAGCTGCCGACACCCTGATGGGCGCCGCCGACTCGGCGCTATACCAGGCCAAGGATAAAGGCCGCAATGGCTGGTGCCTGATCGATGGTTTGAGTGAGCGGCCAGCACCGTTAGCCCACGACTGA
- a CDS encoding I78 family peptidase inhibitor yields the protein MDNSAARSVLDALPTLILGLALVLVGWLVFRVVVVELADTLNDDSSAYTSDLQECSSEPLQILFGQEVGKEVLLVAKVLSGVSSVRVLSTPGRDLSYVPDRLNLEVNEQQRIYGAFCG from the coding sequence ATGGACAACAGTGCAGCACGCAGCGTGCTTGACGCACTCCCCACCCTTATCCTCGGGCTCGCCCTGGTGCTGGTCGGCTGGCTGGTGTTTCGCGTCGTTGTAGTCGAGCTCGCCGATACCCTCAACGACGATTCCAGTGCCTATACCAGCGACCTTCAGGAGTGCTCGTCAGAGCCGCTGCAGATCCTCTTTGGTCAGGAAGTGGGCAAGGAGGTACTGCTGGTCGCCAAGGTGCTTTCGGGGGTGAGTTCGGTGCGCGTGTTGTCGACGCCTGGGCGCGACCTGAGCTACGTTCCCGACCGCCTGAACCTTGAGGTCAACGAGCAGCAGCGGATCTACGGGGCATTCTGCGGCTAG
- a CDS encoding GNAT family N-acetyltransferase, with protein MDTMQDTPLIRPATFEDVCTMLAFDAYASSHPERQCFLEESVGKQQCWVALRAGAVIGYVVLTYHFFDHGFVSLVVVAPGHQRQGVASRLLAAAEAACTTAKLFVSTNQSNLASRRLILKAGFVPSGVIENLDEHDPELVYFKRIRA; from the coding sequence ATGGACACAATGCAGGATACGCCGCTGATTCGCCCGGCTACGTTTGAAGATGTGTGCACAATGCTCGCGTTCGATGCCTACGCCAGCAGCCACCCTGAGCGTCAGTGCTTCCTTGAAGAGTCCGTCGGCAAGCAGCAGTGTTGGGTGGCGTTGCGCGCGGGCGCGGTGATCGGCTACGTCGTACTTACCTATCACTTCTTCGACCACGGCTTTGTCAGCCTGGTGGTCGTGGCGCCAGGTCATCAACGCCAGGGTGTCGCCTCCCGACTCCTGGCCGCCGCCGAAGCCGCCTGTACTACGGCAAAGCTGTTTGTCTCGACCAATCAATCCAACCTGGCTTCGCGCCGGCTCATTCTCAAGGCCGGCTTCGTGCCCAGCGGTGTCATCGAGAACCTCGACGAGCACGATCCGGAACTGGTGTATTTCAAGCGTATTCGCGCTTGA
- a CDS encoding tail fiber protein produces the protein MTIIYTAANSLPFAALPTTNGVVQYFRASMTNPADATYAPDGLAAAPIYGLGGHLLQGDEIVAGGNVTLVSHIGPLLNGGALCWVLLSCDGGAQQVANATRSHHAVTLGQISIASGAAPGDVKYSAANAVPAGWLKADGAAVSRCTYAALFAAIGTTYGEGDGTSTFTLPDLRGEFIRGFDGGRGVDTGRVFGSRQKGTLQTYDTTEYNKANGVWSACTSLKTGAASQVAMGVDPYEVNDYATVTIGGADAINNFPLPGVGLDRGYSGVTRPRNIAMLALIKY, from the coding sequence ATGACAATTATCTACACCGCTGCAAATTCTCTTCCTTTTGCCGCGTTGCCCACCACCAACGGTGTGGTCCAGTATTTTCGCGCCAGCATGACCAACCCTGCCGATGCCACCTATGCCCCTGACGGGCTGGCGGCAGCACCGATCTACGGCCTGGGCGGGCACCTGTTGCAGGGTGACGAGATCGTTGCTGGCGGCAACGTCACGCTGGTTTCGCACATTGGTCCTTTGCTCAACGGCGGCGCGTTGTGCTGGGTATTGCTCAGCTGTGACGGCGGCGCGCAACAGGTCGCCAACGCAACCCGTAGCCATCACGCGGTAACCCTGGGGCAGATCTCCATCGCTTCGGGGGCTGCGCCGGGTGATGTGAAATATTCTGCGGCCAATGCCGTTCCTGCCGGTTGGCTCAAGGCCGATGGCGCAGCGGTATCGCGTTGCACCTATGCGGCGCTCTTTGCCGCAATCGGCACGACCTACGGGGAGGGCGATGGCACCTCTACCTTCACGCTGCCTGACCTGCGCGGCGAGTTCATCCGCGGCTTTGACGGCGGCAGGGGGGTGGACACCGGTCGCGTGTTCGGCTCGCGCCAGAAGGGCACCCTGCAGACCTACGACACCACCGAGTACAACAAGGCCAATGGCGTCTGGAGTGCCTGCACTTCACTGAAAACCGGTGCGGCTTCGCAAGTGGCAATGGGTGTCGACCCCTACGAGGTCAACGACTACGCAACCGTCACCATCGGCGGCGCCGATGCGATCAACAACTTCCCGTTGCCTGGGGTGGGGCTGGACCGAGGCTATTCGGGTGTGACGCGCCCACGCAACATCGCAATGCTCGCACTTATCAAATACTGA
- a CDS encoding MFS transporter, whose protein sequence is MHRYKRPAVLAAAYLGTFLASLDISIVNLALPSLQNALATDLGGLQWVVSIYAVALSAFMLSAGPVADRYGHKRAWLTGVALFTAGSALCALAEALPMLLFGRAVQGIAGALLIPGAMPLITQAFPEPRARAHAIGGWSAFSALALVLGPLLGGVLLQHFGWQSIFLINLPLGVLALLLGAWGISERAHPQQAALDPWGQLLSVCCLGALSYGLIRAGESGFAAPAPSLAIGLALIALLALIAVEKRVARPLVPLDLFRDRRFAVSNLASWVLGFSSYSSLFFFSLFLQQAQALSATESGLRMMPTFIASGALSLMFGRLQRHFALEHLLAWGYGLIGMAMTAMALLSANTPYWPLLLCFVTLGLGMGLAVPATGLVVMNAVPASRAGIASATMNALRQTGMSLGIALLGSLMSLRASAELTRLLTVAGVDDAATLAQQAVAEHPLSSATPLFAQAYATAMAAGFNLAMLAAGLCSLGCAVLLQRQLPVPSASATNESAQG, encoded by the coding sequence ATGCATCGCTACAAGCGCCCCGCCGTGCTCGCCGCCGCTTACCTGGGCACTTTTCTTGCGTCGCTGGACATCAGCATCGTCAACCTCGCCCTGCCCTCGCTGCAAAACGCCCTGGCCACCGATCTTGGCGGCTTGCAATGGGTGGTCAGCATCTACGCCGTCGCGCTCTCTGCGTTCATGCTGTCGGCAGGCCCAGTGGCAGACCGTTACGGCCACAAACGCGCCTGGCTGACAGGTGTTGCACTGTTTACTGCAGGCTCCGCGCTGTGTGCCCTGGCCGAGGCGCTGCCGATGTTGCTGTTCGGGCGGGCGGTCCAAGGTATCGCTGGCGCCTTGCTGATTCCCGGAGCCATGCCGCTGATCACCCAGGCCTTCCCCGAGCCCAGGGCCCGCGCCCACGCCATCGGTGGCTGGTCAGCCTTCAGTGCCCTGGCCCTGGTGCTCGGCCCTTTGCTTGGCGGTGTACTGCTGCAGCACTTCGGCTGGCAAAGCATCTTCCTGATCAACCTGCCGCTGGGTGTCCTGGCCCTGTTACTCGGCGCCTGGGGCATCAGCGAGCGAGCCCACCCGCAACAGGCCGCACTCGACCCCTGGGGCCAGTTGCTCAGCGTGTGCTGCCTGGGCGCGTTGAGCTACGGCCTGATCCGCGCCGGCGAATCGGGTTTTGCCGCACCGGCACCCAGCCTTGCCATAGGCCTGGCGCTGATCGCGCTGCTGGCCTTGATCGCCGTGGAAAAGCGCGTAGCGCGGCCGTTGGTTCCCCTGGACCTGTTTCGTGACCGACGCTTTGCCGTCAGCAACCTGGCGTCATGGGTGCTGGGCTTTTCCAGCTACAGCAGCCTGTTTTTCTTTTCACTGTTCCTGCAACAGGCGCAAGCCCTGAGCGCCACCGAAAGCGGTTTGCGGATGATGCCGACGTTCATCGCCAGCGGTGCGTTATCGTTGATGTTCGGTCGGTTGCAACGGCATTTCGCCCTGGAACACTTGCTGGCCTGGGGTTACGGGCTGATCGGCATGGCGATGACCGCCATGGCGCTACTCAGCGCCAACACGCCCTATTGGCCATTGTTACTGTGCTTTGTGACCCTCGGCCTGGGCATGGGCCTGGCCGTACCCGCCACCGGCCTGGTAGTGATGAACGCGGTTCCCGCCAGCCGCGCCGGTATTGCTTCGGCAACCATGAACGCCCTGCGCCAGACGGGCATGAGCCTGGGCATCGCCCTGCTTGGCAGCCTGATGAGCTTGCGCGCCAGTGCCGAACTGACGCGTTTGCTGACGGTTGCAGGCGTCGACGATGCGGCGACCCTGGCGCAACAAGCGGTTGCCGAGCACCCATTGAGCAGCGCCACGCCGTTGTTCGCCCAGGCCTACGCCACGGCGATGGCCGCAGGCTTCAACCTGGCAATGCTGGCTGCCGGACTGTGCAGCCTGGGATGCGCCGTGTTGCTGCAGCGGCAATTGCCGGTGCCCAGCGCGTCGGCGACCAACGAAAGTGCACAGGGTTAG